GGATGTTTAAGTTTGAGGCACATTATGTCCAAACTGAAAGCTGCGATCCTGTCAGGGTTTCGCTGCACAACACCATCTAAACTCCACTGAAACTCTCCaaaagtataataataataataataataataataataataataacaacacaAAATCATCTAGGTGACCTTAGGAGCTCAAGCTGATGCAGCACATCCTCGGCGCTGGGTCTGCAGCGGACATCTGCGCTCCAGCAGCGGCCCAGCAATGCCGCACACCGCTTCCCCAGCACAGAAAGAAACACCGGGTGGTCACATACAGACGGCCGCAGATTgtgcgccaccacagcatagAGGACGTGTTGCCTGTCACCCGTGTAGGGGGGCTCTCTGGTCAAAAGCTGCCACATGGTTATCCCCAACGAGAAGATGTCCGCTTTAGGAGACACCTGCTCACCTTTGAGCAGCTCCGGGGCTCGGTGTGAATACGTGCCACATCCGTGGCTGACCTGGGGGCTGACGGCGCTCACTTCACAGTCACGCTCCAGCTTCAGGGAACAACCAAAGTCGGCAATTTTACACACTTCTCCCCGCGACACCAGCACGTTGGCTGGTTTGATGTCCAGATGCACAACACTGTGGGAATGAAGGAAGCTCAACCCCTTCACGATGTCTGTGGAGTACTTCAGCCACCGGTCCTCCCCGAGCTCCTCCGAGCTCTCATATATGATCTGCTGCAGATTTCTGCTGCCCACGAACTCCATGACGATCGCTCCGATCGCTTCATCCTCCAAGTCCGCCAGCACGCACGTGCTTGCGGCGATGACGCGCACGACGTTTTTATGGTGGAGATGTGCGGCGTTCAGCTCAGCCCAGAAACTCTGTCGGGACGCCAGTTTGTTCTTTGTGCTCTTTTTCACTTTCTTCATTGCAACAGTTTCCCCGAGGTACTCCGCCTTGTAGACGGAGCCGAAGCCCCCGGAGCCCACAACTTCCACGGAGCGCAGCTGATCCCAGTAAATCACGGAGGACCAGAGGCGGCTTGCGACTTTACCATGGAACCGCTGGGGGGGAACCTGCAAGGTGGACCCTTGGGACAGCTGAAAGAGCGGGCTGCTACAAGCCGCGACGTCTGCAGACGGGTAGATGTCTTTCCGCAACAGGCGCGTGACGGGAATAGGAGAAGGCATGGCGCGAGAGTTCACACGGGTGTGTTCAAGTGAGCTGACGTCACCTCATCCAATTAATCATGTCCTGGAGGCAATGCATGCTGGTTAGTCTctctaaaataaatacttataaTAAATATGCAGTCATGCAAATGATCAAATGtatcaaaaacaatttcagacaACTCAGCCCAGCTCGGGGTTTACATTGGCTTATTttttaacctttcaaataaaatatcgatgtttattaatacaaaataaacaataaggaTGTAAACAGTGACATATATAAAATGTTGAGTAATTGTGCTCAGATTTGCATAAACATGAGCTCATACATTgcaga
This portion of the Xiphophorus hellerii strain 12219 chromosome 21, Xiphophorus_hellerii-4.1, whole genome shotgun sequence genome encodes:
- the mos gene encoding proto-oncogene serine/threonine-protein kinase mos, giving the protein MPSPIPVTRLLRKDIYPSADVAACSSPLFQLSQGSTLQVPPQRFHGKVASRLWSSVIYWDQLRSVEVVGSGGFGSVYKAEYLGETVAMKKVKKSTKNKLASRQSFWAELNAAHLHHKNVVRVIAASTCVLADLEDEAIGAIVMEFVGSRNLQQIIYESSEELGEDRWLKYSTDIVKGLSFLHSHSVVHLDIKPANVLVSRGEVCKIADFGCSLKLERDCEVSAVSPQVSHGCGTYSHRAPELLKGEQVSPKADIFSLGITMWQLLTREPPYTGDRQHVLYAVVAHNLRPSVCDHPVFLSVLGKRCAALLGRCWSADVRCRPSAEDVLHQLELLRSPR